In a genomic window of Wyeomyia smithii strain HCP4-BCI-WySm-NY-G18 chromosome 1, ASM2978416v1, whole genome shotgun sequence:
- the LOC129717039 gene encoding uncharacterized protein LOC129717039: MASNIVGSIEPYVPGASFTNYVERLGFVFQYNNVPESSQKALFITLSGPAVFEELKLLYPARDLSTLQYAEIIKKLKERFDKKESDLIQRFKFYNRVQGEDESAENFVLAVKLQAEFCEFGEFKDTAIRDKLLMGVFNKDLQQKMLSEENLTLASAERMLVNWELAGSRARMISGRTEQVASVKNRLGRRDEYLNERNGRNRSRSRSRSGFHMRNRSRSNNRDRSRSRSKKYNYNKQVVSCYFCGKPGHILKRCFKYINSQRKPTVRFADEPQPGTSAESNLEQLFSRFKPMLDDSSDDSGEFTCMMVSNKTNFNEPCLIDVKIQDRFVKMEVDCDFSSPIVGYEADLVLKEDAPIFKRAYDVPYRLQDKVIEHLEMLEQQKVITPIKTNQYWKRGAKGTSRAIEGPKNN; encoded by the exons ATGGCTTCGAACATTGTCGGTTCGATTGAGCCCTACGTCCCTGGTGCTTCATTCACCAATTATGTTGAGCGGTTAGGGTTCGTATTTCAGTACAATAATGTACCGGAAAGCTCACAGAAAGCTTTATTTATAACGCTTAGCGGACCAGCAGTGTTTGAGGAACTCAAACTGCTGTATCCGGCGAGAGACTTATCCACCTTGCAATACGCTGAGATAATTAAGAAATTAAAAGaacgttttgataaaaaagaaTCAGATCTTATACAACGATTTAAATTTTACAACCGCGTTCAAGGGGAAGATGAGTCCGCAGagaatttcgttttggctgtcAAGCTTCAAGCGGAATTCTGTGAGTTTGGAGAGTTTAAAGACACCGCGATTAGGGACAAGCTTTTGATGGGAGTTTTCAACAAAGATTTACAGCAGAAAATGTTAAGCGAGGAAAATTTGACGTTGGCTTCGGCGGAGCGCATGTTAGTGAATTGGGAGTTGGCAGGATCGAGAGCAAGAATGATAAGTGGTAGAACAGAACAGGTGGCTTCGGTAAAAAACAGATTGGGTAGGCGAGatgaatatttgaacgaacGAAATGGTAGAAATAGAAGCAGAAGTAGAAGTAGGTCAGGTTTTCACATGAGAAATAGAAGCAGGAGTAATAACAGAGATAGAAGTAGGAGCAGatcgaaaaaatataattacaaCAAACAGGTAGTCTCTTGCTATTTTTGTGGAAAACCAGGACATATTTTGAAGAGATGCTTCAAATACATCAACAGTCAACGCAAACCAACTGTTCGTTTTGCCGATGAGCCGCAACCAGGCACTAGCGCTGAATCTAACTTGGAACAATTGTTTAGCAGATTCAAGCCAATGTTGGACGATTCTTCAGATGACTCAGGTGAATTCACATGTATGATGGtttcaaacaaaacaaattttaatgagCCCTGTTTGATTGATGTAAAAATTCAAGATCGTTTTGTTAAAATGGAGGTTGACTGTG ATTTTTCATCTCCTATTGTTGGGTACGAGGCAGATTTGGTGCTGAAAGAGGATGCACCTATATTTAAAAGGGCTTATGATGTGCCATACAGGTTGCAAGATAAGGTCATAGAGCATTTAGAGATGTTAGAACAGCAA